The sequence ACGAACTAACAAAGCTGTGGTTGCACTCATGGAGACAGCACCACAAGCAGCCCACCTAAGAGTTCGAGGAACTGTTATTCTAGGACCTGCATTGCCATCAAAACAAGATAAATCAACACATTCGAAAATGATTGGGATGAAGACCATGATGGAGCCCTGAATTAtgtaattgtgaaaaataaagaacaaaatTCAATAGCAAGCAATACTAGTGAAAGCGTATTGAACAATGCAAATCAAGCAATTTGTTAATAAACTCAACCAAACTTCCAGTAAGAGTTCCTTGATCTCTTATTTTCCAGACATTGTAAATGGATTGCACGACTATGGGGAACTCCAAATCATAATTTTACTTTGACTTAAAGGGgcatttatttttcatgattgatCTAATAcgtaattgatttttttatattagctcaaatgatagaatatcaagggccttgggatatccATAGTTCCAATCCATCTTAGTAAACGCCCCCTACGAGAATGGGGACACACTGATCATCTCATCAACCTAAAGGATCTAAGCATGCAGGAGCAGGCATGTTGTAATGTTGAAAAAGGCAATATGCATGCATCATAATCGCACATTTTAGGACTTTGCAAAATTAATCCTATATACAGATTACAGATCACGTGCCTCTGAGTGTCTTGAACATGAAAAGATTGGTAAACTTTCTCCCTGCCTTGGCACGGAACTGATGAACCAAGCATTATGCCAAAATAATAATGAATGGCCATCCATCCCCGTCAAATAGAAAGGAAAGGTTTAATAACAAGATATTCTAAGCAATTGGATTAGTATAAAGACAAACCATAATACAAGCGGCAGAGCGTCCAAAAGCCCAATGCTCCTCCGACTGAACAAATGCCAGCAGTGTGCCTCATCAGTCGCGAACATGGTTTTGCATCCGACCGCATCAATTCTCCATCAGAGAATCCAAGCATACGCCTTAGAGCCATTGTCTATTCTGCTTCGATTGCTTTGCCTTCCAATTGAATACCTGTGTGGTTGGTCGAAAATGGCGGTCAAAAGAAATTCTTTTCATGAACTTAACAATCTCTAGCTTAATCTCGATGGGTATCAATGTTCATATATCAAAAGAAGTCAAGTCCAGAAGAAATCACATCTTGAACTCGTCTCGAGAAAAGTTGTAGTGATAAGAAAGAAACATTCAAGTAGAAGAAGCTCTAACAATCTACAATTATACACAACAGAAATTGGTAATGTTGattatcaaatttaattaaaacgTTTTACTATTTCTACAATCACACTATCATACTAGTGTTCATACTAAAATACAAATCGACAGCAATTCAGTTAAACCATTCACTTAAAAAGCATACTAAACTCCTCAATTCAAGCTACATGAATAAAATAAGTATCCTACAGAACTGATTCTGCtgttaaaaattaaagaaacacCAAAATTGAGAACTTATTCCATGAAATACCATCACAAGTGCAGCACAAATGAAATCAGTCGGATGTCAAAGTTGAGAGCCTATACAAATTGAAACTGCATTTGGCTTACACACACTGACACGCACAGagacagagagggagagagcttGTCGTGCGGCAACGACTGCTGGCGGGCGGCGACAGCTAGAGGCGCGGCAGCTACTGGTGCGGCTGGAGGGCGCTCTGTTCTAGTGCTACGGACGATGACGACAACTGCTGGGATGTTGCGGGACACGGCGGCGGCAGAGGTGCGgcggcaagagagagagagaagagttcGCGTGCGTGACTCGTGAGCAGGAGGCAGGAGCAGCGATGAGGAATTTAGGATTTAGGAGAATTAGGGATTTTTAGTCATTTAGGGATCTCCTTACCATTTATCAATTACAATTacaataatactcccttcgtccaccaaagatatatCACTTTATTTTCGTCACGTGGAGTAatggtcccactttaaatgtgaatGAAATGATGTGGGCcatactactaaaaatggatgtaaTATATTTTTGGGGGCCATCACTGCACAGCCATGGACGCTGATGCGCTTGCAGCATCGGGGGCCATCACCGTCTCCTTTACCCGGCTTCGCCTATCCCTTCAGTTGACCCTCGATCACCAAAACCCCCAAAATCATAAACCCTAGCTACCCCAGTCTCGACGTTGGTGGTGTTGGCAGCAGCGAGATCACCCTttccccctctctctcactctctccttTGTCGCTGCACAGCCATGGCCGCCGATGCACTTGCAGCGTCAAGGGCCATCACCGCCTCCTTAACTCGTCGTCGCCTCTCTCTTTAATTGACCCTCGATCACCAAAACCCCCAAAATCAGAAACCTTAGCTCCCTCATCCTCGACGTCGGTCGCCGCCGTCCGGATCCCAACAACGGCGCCGCTTTTTCCCAAACAACAGCGTCGTTCTCTTGATTTCTTTCCTTTCTCGCGGCGGACAACCTCCACCTCTTTCTCGAGGGCGACAACAGTAACGCCGCCCAGCCGAAGGATCGCCTCGCCGCGGCGGCAGCAGTAACGCTGCCTTCTTCCTCCATCGACCGGCTGAGAAGAACCCACTGGCGCCTCCGTCTCTCTTTCTACCAAACAACATCAGCCAAAAAGCCAAACTCACCGCCACCGCCGTTTATTTGGACAAGAACgcgcaaaacgacgtcgttttattaaGTATCCGGCGCGTTCACGTCAGATAATTCCGATTCCGCGTGTGTAcggatttggccggaaaatccGTCATAGGAAAATTGGGAAAAATCAATAGTTGGTGAATTTGTatgggaagttcaaagattgagggaaaaacGGAAAgtgactatagtttaaggatttaggggcaattaaccatttcatttaattataatattaagaCATGCGTATAAAATGTGAAAGTTTGTGATAGGCTCTCTTcgtttcatttaattaaaatgttcAAAAGACACTTTAGTATACTGTAGTTGGCCAATGTAAACCCCATTATATGGTTGAATTatactaataataaaaaatatatatatatatatatatatatatatatatgaatatatagcACACGTTATGCAGTAGTAACTCGTGATGAtaaatcacaattcacaactcGTGATGATAAATCACAATTTCATATTTAAACTTAACACGCATTTTGCACCATTCTAGTTCTAGTTGATAGTACAAATCCCACAAGCTACATGATTAGCACCAGAGATAGGTGATCAAACACAACGTTAAGATGGAGGATTGCCTCACCCCAGCCAAGTCATAGGCTCATAAATTCTCACCCCACCACCTTCAGATTCTGCTAAATATCTTACAATTTATTGGACAATATGTATATCTTGAGGAAACCTCTGGTAATATTTCTCATTATGCTTCACAATCAATAGAATTTTTTGTTACACAAACTTACACCCTATCTTGAATTATGCTTAACACAGAGACTAGCTAATAAAAGAGAATCCCTCTAACGCCCCATATAAGTTAAAACTTGTCAATTTAAACAACTGCACTCCCCATGGTTGTTCGCCGCAGCGAGCAATGAGAGGGACTACTATTCACAAATAGAAATccatataaacataaaacagAAACAACAAATCTGGGGCTTTCTTTGAGAGGGGCTACTATTCACAAATAGAAATTCTCTCTCGTATTCGACAATGGGAAGCCATCTTTGTCTTTTGAGCTCTTTGACTCAATCAAGCTCAACATTGAGTTAACCTACGCATAATCTTAATTCTCCTAAAATCGAAACCCAAACAACATTGACCGAATCTAAAAATTTGGGGCTTTCTATTAACAATTTAGTGCTTTTGTTTTCCAGTGGGAATTGGGAAAATTAGAGACAAGATAGAAAGGGAAAGCTTACCAGCGGCGGCCTCACCGGAAGCTCACGGCCGCAATGGCAGATGGCCTTCGAGGAGGGGTGACGGCGACCGGAGAAGATGGGAGCGGCGGCGAAGCACGGCGGACCGGAGTAGAGCAAGGCAGTGCGGAGCAAGGCAGGGCGGGCAAGGTCTTGCTGTTGTTCCGCCTCGGGGGCTCCAACGCGAGGTGGTGGTGATCGGAGGAGattgaggcggcggcggcgactaCCTAGGGTTTTAGATTTGGAGGCAAGCGTGACAAAGGCAACAGATCACGAGATACGGGCGAGAATTTGTTCGTCGGCAAGTGAGATGGCGGGGGAAATGAGATGGAGGCAGCTCAGAAGAGGCTTTGCGTCGATCTGAACGTTGGAGAAGAAAGTCGAAGGCGGCTAGGGCAGTAAGCCTGAAACTATGATTCaatgattttctttctttttgaggTGTTAGCGTGAAAATTGAGCTGGAGTGATGAATAGGGGTTTTAGGTGTTAGCGTAAAAGAAtgaagtcaattttttttattattcaatttttggtatttaagtTTTTAATAATGTATTTAGATTTTATGTGTTActtaatgataaaaaaaatgttataagttttttatttctcaaaataaatttataagttttagcatcaataatttatttattattttaaaatataatataatataatattattttttaaaaaaataatataataagtgATTAATATCTAAAGTCTGAGTAACTAAATTTAACTTTATTATTATactatctttaattttttttatttacttatttaatttataaaaaatagtatatGTGGTCTGACGATGTTTGAAATTTGAACATCTCATTCAGTGATCATTAATTTGAACATCAAGATAGGAgtattttagaaaaatattcctatcttttttttgtaatttttaatttttagatcAATaggttttataattatttagaaTAGATTACtagttttataaaataaattaattaaaattatttcatttttaataattaaaattaactataatttatttaaatacaaatatgaaaaaatatatatacttttatttttagataaacatatagtatatatttgtttaagaaaatagaaatattgtggttttaaaaaaataaaaaaaacttggaaaaaaataattctGATAACAGTTAATTAAATTTCTAAtatgaaaatttataataatgtttacttttaaTCCATTAAAATGATaatctaaaatattttttttcttatttttaatgtttAGATAAACAAGTTTTTGATTAAGAAAATAGATATATTAtggtttttaaaaataaattgataaaaaaatgaaaaaaaaaaatgcacatacataacaatTCTCGTAACGGACGAAATAACCGTTGTTAAAAACATTCATATATAACGGTTCTCCTAACGCTTACATTGTCGTTATAAAAGACTGGCTCATAGATAATGCTTCGCATAACGGTTCAGGCTTAGCGTTATGTATCCATGTTCTTACATAACAGTTTCTGTAACGGTAGAAATAACCGTTATAATAGATGCACATATATAACGCTTTTCGTAACGGTTCAGGAGTACCGTTAGGGCTGTATACgaaccgagccgagccgaatacctcCAGGCTCGGGCTCGGTTCGTGAAGATTTGGAtcggctcgagttcggctcgagctcgaattcgagcctaaaaatgagctcgagctcggctcgcttATATAATACCAAGCTCGAGTTTGGTTCGAATTCGGctcgttaattattcgtttatctcgagctcgagctcggctcgaatttcaagctcgaattcgagctcggttcaaattatttatttatttatatattaagatttcattaaaataaaaaaaattatatttgttcatatattattagactatttatgaatcataatttataatttatttttaacaaatagataatttatcaagttatatagtaattttttttatttatgagtattatttttactatttaacaaataaaatatataaaattattatttaatgaacttattcgcga comes from Salvia miltiorrhiza cultivar Shanhuang (shh) chromosome 3, IMPLAD_Smil_shh, whole genome shotgun sequence and encodes:
- the LOC131015018 gene encoding uncharacterized protein LOC131015018, which translates into the protein MALRRMLGFSDGELMRSDAKPCSRLMRHTAGICSVGGALGFWTLCRLYYGPRITVPRTLRWAACGAVSMSATTALLVRLLSPECEPQNIAAYDQKR